The Comamonas sp. lk genome contains the following window.
CAACCTGCCGGCGCGCGAAGTGGCCCAGGGCTACCCCGATTACCTGACCTTTGCGCCCTCGCCCTGGCGGCGTCTGGGGCGAGGTCTGGTCGAGGCCGTGCGCATCGCCGCGCCGCACGCGTTGGTGATCGCCGTAGGCTATGCCATCGTGCTCGACGCGATGCCGCTGGCGTCAGACGAGCGCTGGGGTGCGGTGGTGCTGGACCTGGCCGTGGCTGGCGTGATCTTTGGCATGCTCGCCTTCTTTGCGGTGGCGCTGTTCAAATGGCTGCTCGTGGGGCGCTACGGCAAAAAAGCCATGCCCATGTGGACGCCCTTTGTCTGGCTCTCCGAGGCTACGACCAATATGTACGAGGGCATTGCCGTGCCCAACTTTCTGCGCTATCTGCGCGGAACGCCCTGGCTGCCGCTGGCCCTGAACCTGATGGGCAGCAAGATTGCCCCCAGCGCTTGGCTGGACACCACCGATATCACCGAGCACGATTGCGTCACCGTCGGCGCGCACAGCGAGCTCAATGCGCTTTGCTGCCCGCAGACCCATCTCTTCGAAGACCGGGTGATGAAGATCGACCATGTGCTCATCGGCAGCCGTGTGACCATGGGCGCACGCTGCACCGTGCTGTATAGCGCCAGGGTGGGCGACGGTGTGCAACTGGGCCCGCTGACTCTGGTGATGAAGGGCGAAACCCTACCCGCGCGCACCCGCTGGGAGGGTGCGCCCGCCGCACCGGTTCCGCACCGAGCCGGGCAGGGTTGATGCAGATCCAGTCTTGTGCCCTGGCTGGCGCACCGGATGACCATGCACCACGGGTATGGCTGGCGCAGGGCCTGGATGCCGCCGACCGTGAGCAGGCCCGCCTGCAGGCCCGCGCCGCGCTGTGCGCCTGCCTGGTGCCGGAGCTCGATTGCAGCGAAGACGAGCTGGGCATCAGCAATCTGCGCAACCAGGCGCCGCAGTTGTTGTGGCGCGGCAAGCCCTTGGCGTTGCCGCATTGTTCCATCAGCCATGCGCCGGGGCTGGCATTGCTGGCCAGGCATTGGCAGGGGCCGGTCGGTGTGGATATTCAGGCCTTGAACACTACCGCGCCGCGCCATGAGCTGGCTGCGGTGGCCAGGCTGTTCTTGGATCAGAAAGCGGCTCAAGCCTTGATCGATATTCCGCAAGAAGCTCATTTTTTAGAAGCTTTTGCGAATGCCTGGACACGGCACGAAGCACGCCTCAAATGCGCGGGCCTGGGCCTGGTGGAGTGGAGCGGGGCGCTGGAGATGCGGCTGGCAGGCATCGGCAGCGCGCCGCTGTTGTTGGCCCATGGCTATGCGGGGGCGGTGGCCTGGCGCAAGCCTGCAGGCATAAAGGCTTGATGCTCACCATCAAACCATGGGCAAGCAGGAGGGCTGACCTTGCTTGAAAATTTGCATGTCGGCTGCTGTCGTCGCACCTCATGAAAAATAAAGGCTGCCAGAGGCAGCCTTTAAAAGCACGAGTTCGGCGATTACTGGAAGCCCAGCGTGTGCGGCAGCCAGGTGGACAGGGCTGGAACAAAGGTCAGCAGGCACAGCACGATGAAGTGGGCCAGCAAGAACAGCGGCATCTCGCGCGTCAGCGCCGTGATGGAAACCCGGGTGGCGACCGAGGTGACGAACAGCAGGCCGCCGACGGGCGGTGTGATCATGCCCAGCGTGAGGTTGACGATCACCACCATGGCAAAGTGCGTGGGATCTATGCCCAGGTTGAAGGCAATGGGCGCCAGTATCGGCACCAGAATCATGACGCCCGGCAGCGGCTCCATGAAGATGCCAAAGACCAGCAGCAAGATGTTCACGGCGATCAGGAACATGGTGGGCGAAAGCTCCCAGCTGACGATCAGCTCGGACAGATACTGGGGAATGCCTTCCACCGTCAGCACCCAGGCGAAAGCGGCCGAGGTGGCCATCACCAGCAGCACGGATGCCGTGAGCATGGCCGAGCGCGCCAGAATGCCGGGCAGGGCCGACCATTGCAGCGTGCGGTAAATCCATTTGCCGCAGATCAGCGCATAGAACACGGCAACCACCGAGGCTTCGGTGGGCGTGAAGATGCCAAAGCGGATGCCGACCACGATCAGCACGATCAGCATCAGCGCCGGAATGGCCTTGAAGCTGTTGACCCACATTTCACGGGCCGAGGGGCGGGGATCGGTCGAACGGTAGTCGCGCTTTTTGCACACCCACCAGTTGACGGCAGCCATGGCCAGCGCAATCAGGATGCCGGGAATGAAACCGGCCATGAACAGGCCGCCTACCGACACATTCTCATCTTGCAGCGCATAGATGATCATGCTGACGGAAGGAGGAATGATGGGGCCGACGATGGCGGTGCTGGCGGTGAGTGCTGCCGCATAGGGGCG
Protein-coding sequences here:
- a CDS encoding 4'-phosphopantetheinyl transferase superfamily protein, with the protein product MQIQSCALAGAPDDHAPRVWLAQGLDAADREQARLQARAALCACLVPELDCSEDELGISNLRNQAPQLLWRGKPLALPHCSISHAPGLALLARHWQGPVGVDIQALNTTAPRHELAAVARLFLDQKAAQALIDIPQEAHFLEAFANAWTRHEARLKCAGLGLVEWSGALEMRLAGIGSAPLLLAHGYAGAVAWRKPAGIKA
- a CDS encoding TRAP transporter large permease produces the protein MGITLFVAIIVLLVLGFPVAFALAISAALAVFVGGRYPQLIVFKEMFTGIDSFPLMAVPFFILAAELMSGGALTAVLLRFAAQFVGHLRGGLGYANVMSLTLFSGISGSALADAAGPGSMMVKMMDKAGYSRPYAAALTASTAIVGPIIPPSVSMIIYALQDENVSVGGLFMAGFIPGILIALAMAAVNWWVCKKRDYRSTDPRPSAREMWVNSFKAIPALMLIVLIVVGIRFGIFTPTEASVVAVFYALICGKWIYRTLQWSALPGILARSAMLTASVLLVMATSAAFAWVLTVEGIPQYLSELIVSWELSPTMFLIAVNILLLVFGIFMEPLPGVMILVPILAPIAFNLGIDPTHFAMVVIVNLTLGMITPPVGGLLFVTSVATRVSITALTREMPLFLLAHFIVLCLLTFVPALSTWLPHTLGFQ